The nucleotide window TATATTTCTGAAAAACCTAACGCGACCTTTATGCCCATGAACGTTAAACCTATGGAAAGGCTCGCCTTCGCCCTCCTGGGCTCTAAGTTACTGTACACCTACGTTGAAGCCCCCACTGCTCAAGGTCAGATGAACTACAAGGAGGCTAAGAGGCTCCTGGACTTCTTGTTTGAAAATGGTAAATGAGGTTGAACTTCGCAGGGTTTCATAGTGCTTTGTGTAATCCATGGCCATCGGGCTTCACTGGGTTCGAGGAACTACTCCCTTTCACCACATTAGCGTAACCGCAAAACCCTCCTGGTGGACTTTAGGGCGTAACTTTGATCAACGCCCCTACCTTAGCTAGGCTATCCCAAAACTTTGGGTTGCTCTTCTTTACGCATTCAGCACTCAACACCTTTCCTCCCGCATTGAGGGCTAAGTCCCCTGCCATCATGGCGATCCTGTGGTCCTTGGGACAATCCACTTCCCCTCTCCTTAACCTTCCTCCAATTATCCTTATTTTCCCGTCTTGGACTTGGGTGGTTACCCCAAAGCTCCTCAATGTTAGGGTTATTGTCTCCACCCTGTCGCTCTCCTTGGTTCTGAGCCTCTGGACGTCCTCAATCACGGACTCGTTGGGCGAAATAGCCATGATCACAGCAAGGGATGGCGCTAGGTCTGGAACATCATTGACCGAGACTTTGAGAGGGTTGTGAACTCCGGTGTCCTCCACCTCCCACGTTCCTTCCACCACCTCGCTTCGGGCTCCGCTCTCCTTAAGGAGATTCACTATCACGTGGTCTCCAAAGTAGTTGGGCGTGGGATAAAGGTTAGTTATTTTAATTTTGCCTCCTGTAAGGATCGCACCGTTGGCGTAAAAGGATGCTAAGGCGTAGTCCCCCGGGACTTTCCCCTGGAACTTACCGAGCTGGGAGCATTGGACCTCTACGACGTTCCCTTCGAACCTAACCTTCCCACCTACCATATTTATGACTTCGGCGGTCATGTGTATGTAGCCCTTGGAGGAAATTGGGGGTATAATCCTGATTCTCCCTCCCCCCTTGAGACAATATGCGTAAATGAGCCCCGAGATGTACTGACTGCTCTCCCAACCTTCGATTTCCGTCTCGTCCTCCAGCTGACCCTCCACTACTAAAGGCAGGGAGTTGGAGGAAAACTTAGCCTTCCTCATGTACCTTAGGGCGTTGAGCGGTCTCCTCCTTAAGGTTTCGTCACCGTCCAACTTAACCTTCCTTCCGAGGGTTAGGAGTATTGGGATGATCATTCTCAAGGTAGTTGCAGAGCCTCCGAGGTGGAGTTCCTCCCTTCCCTCCCTTATTCCCCTAACCACATTGAGGGCGACCTTAACGTCATCCGACTCCGGAACGTTCTCCAGTCTGACCTCAGTTAGGAGCGAGAGCAGGACGTACCTTATGCCGTAGCTCTTGGAGGGTGGAGCTTCCACCTCGCCCCTTATGACAGAGGGCTCAATTTCTACTATCAAGATTTATCGGCCTCACCTTCATGACTCTTCCGTATCTCTCCAGGGTCTCCTGAACTGGGCCCTCTTCTCCTTCCTTGACCACAGCGAAGTAGGAGGGGCCGTTCCCAGAAATTCCAGAGGCTAAAGCACCCCTCCTTAGGCTTTCCTCTATTGGTTCCGATGGGAAACCCAGTATCTCAGCTACTGCTATTCCGTTCATCTTCATAGCTTCAACAACTCTACCTGATAAAGCCATTTCAAATATCTCCTTGAAGAGGACTCTAAACTTCCTCAATTTATTCAGGTCTATAGTCCCTTTACCTTCCCTGGCCAGTACGAGTATTATGAAATCCTCAGGAGCCCTATCCTTCCTTATCACTCTAAATTCCTTGTTATAGGTGAAGGAAATCCCTCCGTAAAATGAGGCCACAGAGTCGTCTAGAGCTCCGGTGTAGGAGACCCCAGCCTTGAGGGAAAGGATAGCTGAAAGTTTGGGCACGTCCAGTTCTAGGTCAAACTTCTTGGCTATTTCACCTATCAGCGCACACGAGACCGCGCTACTACTCTTCAGACCGCTACTCCTGGGTATCTCGGACTTAATCTCCACCCGTAAGTTGTCTATCCCGAGCCCTCTGAAATAGTCCAGGATCTCCCTGACCAGGACGTCATTCTCCTCGTTTTTACCCTCCGAGACCTCCACGACTACCTTAAGGTTGACCGCCATGGAGGATCCATACCATGAGGGTAGGGCATTGACTACTGAGATTCCTCCGTAGGCCTGCATTCTTCCATGTACCTCCTCCACCTGTCCTCTATTATTTCTGCCTGGCTTTTCTCCAGTCTAACTGTAGGGATGACACCGGATCTCAGGGAGTGGTCAGCTAACGTTAGCGCCATCATGGACTCAACCACCGAAACCCCGCGTATCGCCACTGCGGGATCATGCCTCCCTAGGACTGAGATCTCTGAGGGATTGCCTGTCCTTAAGTCCACAGTGCCTTGTGGTTTCCTTATGGAGCTTGTTGGCTTGAATGAGCACCTTATCACTATGTCCTCTCCGGTAGTTATACCGCCTAGGATGCCTCCAGACTTGTTATCCTTCCAACCCAGTCTCTCCCCCTTCTTCACTATGGCGTCGTTGGCTTCACTCCCCTTCATCCTAGACGCTTGAAAGCCCAACCCGTATTCGAAGCCAGTCACAGCCGGAATGGATAGGATTGCCTTGGCAAGGTCAGCCTTAATCTTATCGAACGTCGGTTCCCCCAGACCTGGGGGAGGATTCCTAGCAATAACCTCTGCTACTCCACCGTAGCTGTCGCCCTCTACGGTCGCTTGCTTCACTAGGTCCTGGAATCTAGCTTCGCTTTCCTTGTCTGAGGCCCTAACTGGACTGTACTTTGAGCAGAGGACGCTACGAAAGTCAGCAGGTTTAGACTCCAGGGGGCCCAGACTCTTGAGCCTACCCGCTATCCAAGTATCGTGGTACATTAGAAGTTTTTTAGCTATGGCACCAGCTGCGACTCTACCTACAGTTTCCCTTGCACTGGATCTACCCCCTCCTCTGTAATCCCAGTTCTCAAAGCCGTACCTCATAATGAAGGGTAGATCTGCGTGTCCAGGTCTCGGTTTAAACCTCACTTCCTCGTAAAAGGATGAAATGACGTCAGTGTTCCTAACTACAATGGCTATTGGGGATCCTGTGGTTCTCCCATCGTAAATCCCGCTGAGTATCTCCGGAACGTCCTTCTCCCTCCTGCCTGAGACGTAAAGTCTCCCTGGCCTCCTGAAGGAGAGCTCGAATTCTATGTCCTCTTGGGAGAGCTTAAGTCCTGCAGGGACTCCGTCAACTACCACCCCCACTGCAGGTCCGTGACTCTCCCCAAAGGTAGTTATGGACAAAACTTTACCGAACGAGTTGCCTGGCATTTAGGAAATTCACCACCTGTAGGTCATCTAAGCTCTTCCCAAACCAAATTTTTTCAGCCTCCATTGCTTGCCTCACTAAGATTTCCAGTCCCGTAACAGTCCTCAGTCCCCTTTCCTTAGCCAGCTTGAGGAAGGGGGTGTCCTTGTACACGAACTCGATAGCGACTTTCCCCTTAACACACTCCAGAGGGACTGAGTAGGGATCAGGGATTGTGTTAACCACGATGTCGTAGTCGTCCCTGCAGTCATCAGTCACTTCAGCTTCTAAACTGTACCTAGCTAACCTGTCGACAAGCTCCTGGCTCCTCTCCCTAGTTCTGTTCCTTATCAGAATCCGACTGCCCATCTCCGCTAGGGCAAAGGACGCTGCCTTAGCCGCTCCGCCTGCACCGAGTATCAAAGCCTTACCATACTTTTCTCCCACGAGTGACTTTACTGCGAGATAGTCCGTGTTGTAGCCCCTTCCTTGGAAAACCGTGTTCACTGCACCTATCCTCTCAGCCTCGGGAGAGAGAGAGTCAAGGTAGGGTATCACGGACTCCTTGTAGGGTATAGTGACGTTTAGTCCGTAGGTCAACTCTAGCAGACCTGGCAAAGCCCTCTGGAACTTTTCCCTACCCAGGTCGAATATGACGTAGAGGGCGTTGAGTCCTAACCTCTCGAAAGAGTAATTGTGAATTAGAGGAGACAGGGAATAACTTATCTTCTCTCCTAGAACCCCCAGTAATTTGGTTTCGTACGATATGGAGGTGCAGTTCACGTCCCATCACCCAAGCACTGCACTACGAACCCCCTTAGGGTCTCAAGGGGGATCTTTACCCCTCTCCAGCTCCCTATCCTTGTGGGAAAGGGCATAAGGATGTCCTCTCCTCTCCTCTTCTTGTCCTTGGAAAGGGACTTAACAGCCTGCTCCTTATCTAGTCCCTTAAGTTGGTCTGGGGAAATAGGTAAGTTAAAGAGCTGAAGGAGCCAGATAACGTCCTCCACTACCCCCTCCTCCGCGTAACCCATCTCCTCAGCTATCTTCGCCTCACAAACCATCCCCACTGAGATGGCTAACCCGTGTGGGATCTGGAAGTTGGATCCGGCTTCTATTGCGTGTCCTACGGTATGTCCAAAGTTAAGTACTACCCTAATACCCTTAGTTTCCCTCTCGTCCTCTGCGACGACCTTAAGCTTATTTAGAGCTGACAAATGTATAACCCTCTCGAGGGAGTTCTGCTCCTTCCTCAGTATGGAGGAATAGTTTAAGGAGAGGAAGTCGTAAAGCTCCTTATCCAGGACCAGACCGTACTTTATGACCTCCGCCATCCCCTTTCTTATCTCCTCTTCAGGCAAAGTGTCCAGGAAAGAGATGTCCTCCAGTATTAGGGAAGGCTGATAAAAAGTGCCCAACATGTTCTTCGCCATCCCGTAATTTACGCCTGTTTTACCTCCTATCCCCGCGTCAACCATCCCCAAGAGGGTGGTGGGTACGTTGACCAAGTTTAGACCCCTCATGAAGATGGAAGCCGAGAACCCGGCTACGTCAAGTACGGTACCCCCTCCAATGGCGACCAGGTAGTCCCCCCTTGTGAACTCGGCTTCGAGGAGTTCGTCGACTATCCTCATGGCGTTCTTAATGTCCTTACCAGATTCGCCGTCCTCAATTTCCACCTCAAGGTCAGCCTTCAACTCAGGCTTAATGGATTTCGGGTGGACAATGCACTTCCTTCCAGGAAGCGACTCTATCTCCTTAACTACTCCTCTCCCTACCTTGACTTTCACCTCAGAACAGCAGACCTGTTGAGAGAACTCCATCATGCAGACCTACCTAGAACTGACGCCAAAGCCTTTATCCTCTCCATGAGGAGCTGGAACGAGTCTGGAGTTAGCTGTTGCTCTGAGTCGCTCAGCGCGACCTCAGGTTTTGGGTGTACCTCTATTAGAATCATGTCCGCTCCTGCAGCAACTGAGGCCAATGCCAGTGAGTGGACTAGTTCCCTCTTCCCTGCAGGGTGGCTTGGGTCTGCGCAGAAGGGGAGGTGTGTCATTAGCTTCCCTGCCACCATTCCCCCCAAATCCAGGGTAAACCTAGTGGACTTCTCGAAGGTTCTAATTCCCCTCTCGCAGAGCACCACGTTACCGTTCCCTTCCATTAGGATATACTCAGCAGACTGTATGAGCTCCTCCACGGTGTTGCCAAGTCCTCTCTTTAGGAGGACCGGTTTACCCATTTTCCCAGCCTCCCTGAGCAAGGTGAAGTTCTGCGAGTTCCGAGCACCTATCTGGATCATGTCGGCGAACTTCACGAAGGCGTCCCTGTCCCTAGCATCAAGTATCTCGGAGACTACAGGAAGTCCAGTCTCCTCACTTGCTCTCCTCAATATTTTGAGCCCCTCTTCTCCTAAACCCTGGAAGGAGTATGGGCTTGTCCTAGGTTTGTAAGCCCCTCCCCTAAGTAGGGAGGCACCAGCCCTCTTGACTGCCCTAGCTACAGTCAGGGTCTGTTCCTCAGACTCTACGGCACATGGGCCCGCAGCTACTACCACCTTGTTTCCTCCAACTTCAACGTCCTTGACCTTGACCAGGGTAGGGTCCTTCTTCCACTCGTTACCAGCTAAAACGTAGGACTTCTTTGTCTTTACCATTAACTCAACCGAGTCGTCTTTGATTCCCTCCACCTCAGAGTCTGGATATGCAAGTGCCAATTGCTTCCCGTAGAGGTTGAGGAACTTGAAGGAGGCCGAGCTTGACTCGAGC belongs to Metallosphaera tengchongensis and includes:
- a CDS encoding 3-phosphoshikimate 1-carboxyvinyltransferase, with translation MIVEIEPSVIRGEVEAPPSKSYGIRYVLLSLLTEVRLENVPESDDVKVALNVVRGIREGREELHLGGSATTLRMIIPILLTLGRKVKLDGDETLRRRPLNALRYMRKAKFSSNSLPLVVEGQLEDETEIEGWESSQYISGLIYAYCLKGGGRIRIIPPISSKGYIHMTAEVINMVGGKVRFEGNVVEVQCSQLGKFQGKVPGDYALASFYANGAILTGGKIKITNLYPTPNYFGDHVIVNLLKESGARSEVVEGTWEVEDTGVHNPLKVSVNDVPDLAPSLAVIMAISPNESVIEDVQRLRTKESDRVETITLTLRSFGVTTQVQDGKIRIIGGRLRRGEVDCPKDHRIAMMAGDLALNAGGKVLSAECVKKSNPKFWDSLAKVGALIKVTP
- a CDS encoding shikimate kinase, which gives rise to MQAYGGISVVNALPSWYGSSMAVNLKVVVEVSEGKNEENDVLVREILDYFRGLGIDNLRVEIKSEIPRSSGLKSSSAVSCALIGEIAKKFDLELDVPKLSAILSLKAGVSYTGALDDSVASFYGGISFTYNKEFRVIRKDRAPEDFIILVLAREGKGTIDLNKLRKFRVLFKEIFEMALSGRVVEAMKMNGIAVAEILGFPSEPIEESLRRGALASGISGNGPSYFAVVKEGEEGPVQETLERYGRVMKVRPINLDSRN
- the aroC gene encoding chorismate synthase, whose product is MPGNSFGKVLSITTFGESHGPAVGVVVDGVPAGLKLSQEDIEFELSFRRPGRLYVSGRREKDVPEILSGIYDGRTTGSPIAIVVRNTDVISSFYEEVRFKPRPGHADLPFIMRYGFENWDYRGGGRSSARETVGRVAAGAIAKKLLMYHDTWIAGRLKSLGPLESKPADFRSVLCSKYSPVRASDKESEARFQDLVKQATVEGDSYGGVAEVIARNPPPGLGEPTFDKIKADLAKAILSIPAVTGFEYGLGFQASRMKGSEANDAIVKKGERLGWKDNKSGGILGGITTGEDIVIRCSFKPTSSIRKPQGTVDLRTGNPSEISVLGRHDPAVAIRGVSVVESMMALTLADHSLRSGVIPTVRLEKSQAEIIEDRWRRYMEECRPTEESQ
- a CDS encoding shikimate dehydrogenase family protein, whose translation is MNCTSISYETKLLGVLGEKISYSLSPLIHNYSFERLGLNALYVIFDLGREKFQRALPGLLELTYGLNVTIPYKESVIPYLDSLSPEAERIGAVNTVFQGRGYNTDYLAVKSLVGEKYGKALILGAGGAAKAASFALAEMGSRILIRNRTRERSQELVDRLARYSLEAEVTDDCRDDYDIVVNTIPDPYSVPLECVKGKVAIEFVYKDTPFLKLAKERGLRTVTGLEILVRQAMEAEKIWFGKSLDDLQVVNFLNARQLVR
- the aroB gene encoding 3-dehydroquinate synthase gives rise to the protein MMEFSQQVCCSEVKVKVGRGVVKEIESLPGRKCIVHPKSIKPELKADLEVEIEDGESGKDIKNAMRIVDELLEAEFTRGDYLVAIGGGTVLDVAGFSASIFMRGLNLVNVPTTLLGMVDAGIGGKTGVNYGMAKNMLGTFYQPSLILEDISFLDTLPEEEIRKGMAEVIKYGLVLDKELYDFLSLNYSSILRKEQNSLERVIHLSALNKLKVVAEDERETKGIRVVLNFGHTVGHAIEAGSNFQIPHGLAISVGMVCEAKIAEEMGYAEEGVVEDVIWLLQLFNLPISPDQLKGLDKEQAVKSLSKDKKRRGEDILMPFPTRIGSWRGVKIPLETLRGFVVQCLGDGT
- the aroF gene encoding 3-deoxy-7-phosphoheptulonate synthase; protein product: MILFILRGTDTSSLKEKLESSSASFKFLNLYGKQLALAYPDSEVEGIKDDSVELMVKTKKSYVLAGNEWKKDPTLVKVKDVEVGGNKVVVAAGPCAVESEEQTLTVARAVKRAGASLLRGGAYKPRTSPYSFQGLGEEGLKILRRASEETGLPVVSEILDARDRDAFVKFADMIQIGARNSQNFTLLREAGKMGKPVLLKRGLGNTVEELIQSAEYILMEGNGNVVLCERGIRTFEKSTRFTLDLGGMVAGKLMTHLPFCADPSHPAGKRELVHSLALASVAAGADMILIEVHPKPEVALSDSEQQLTPDSFQLLMERIKALASVLGRSA